The Macrobrachium nipponense isolate FS-2020 chromosome 1, ASM1510439v2, whole genome shotgun sequence genome includes a window with the following:
- the LOC135218693 gene encoding uncharacterized protein K02A2.6-like: MHPYHRTGSYEKPSARQTVFWAGIDSDIANTVAACEQCQVLRPSQQQEPLHNDGHPSRPFESVSADFFQVAGKSFLVVADHLSGWPVVVPCKGDTAASSTIRHFCRYFRGGCGALSYKAQALIDVPLRLHTDGEPQFTSKEFADFTECWGVHHITSSPHYPESNGHAEAAIKAVKHLILKTAPTGNIDCEDFDSGLL, from the exons ATGCATCCTTATCACCGTACTGGAAGCTACGAGAAACCCTCT GCCCGACAAACCGTCTTCTGGGCTGGGATAGACTCGGACATTGCCAACACAGTCGCTGCCTGCGAGCAGTGCCAAGTTCTGCGTCCCAGCCAACAACAGGAGCCTCTCCACAACGACGGCCATCCATCCAGACCCTTTGAGTCAGTATCGGCAGATTTCTTCCAGGTAGCTGGGAAGTCCTTTCTTGTAGTCGCCGACCACCTCTCTggctggcctgtggttgtccCTTGCAAGGGCGACACTGCTGCCTCCTCGACCATACGGCACTTCTGCCGCTACTTCAGAGGTggatgt ggcgccttatcatacaaggcacaagccctaatagatGTTCCCTTGCGCCTGCACACCGATGGAGAACCTCAGTTTACCAGCAAGGAATTTGCTGACTTCACAGAATGTTGGGGTGTACACCACATAACCTCGTCGCCACATTACCCAGAGTCTAATGGACACGCTGAGGCCGCCATCAAGGCTGTCAAGCACTTGATCCTCAAAACGGCCCCCACAGGAAACATTGACTGCGAGGATTTCGATAGTggtctcctttag